The Lampris incognitus isolate fLamInc1 chromosome 17, fLamInc1.hap2, whole genome shotgun sequence genome contains a region encoding:
- the LOC130127301 gene encoding oocyte zinc finger protein XlCOF6.1-like, whose product MVKREGSPSWGQETPEAPCVKEEEEELWISREEERCQHLDEAGITKFPFTPVPVKSENDDEEPLSIQLHQSQTGEYREVEPPDSPLTKEMKTEPDGEKCGLSELVSKQDQDGDLETTSYCQPLSSDCYQSETEDSDDGCSKTREPQSSLDTTNNTEINNQRSLKKKTINCPVCGKGFSRRQLMRIHMNAHTGEKPFSCSVCGKVFSRKDHVHTHMRIHTGEKPFRCSDCGRRFSRTSNLRTHMRIHTGKKPFCCSVCGKNFASRENMLNHMRIHTGEKPFSCSVCGKTFARRPTLNVHMRMHTGEKPFCCLVCGKSFSTRECMQNHMSIHTGEKPFSCSVCGKTFARRPTLNVHMRMHTGEKPFCCLVCGKSFSTRERMQNHMSIHTGEKPFCCSVCGKAFARKVYMNTHMKIHTEKKP is encoded by the exons ATGGTGAAGCGGGAAGGGAGCCCCAGTTGGGGCCAGGAGACGCCAGAGGCCCCTTGCgtcaaagaggaagaggaggaacttTGGATCAGTCGGGAGGAAGAGCGGTGTCAGCATCTGGATGAGGCTGGTATAACCAAGTTCCCATTCACTCCTGTCCCTGTGAAGAGTGAAAATGATGACGAGGAACCTCTGTCCATACAGCTCCATCAAAGCCAAACAGGGGAGTACAGAGAAGTGGAACCTCCAGACAGCCCCTTGACCAAAGAAATGAAAacagaacctgatggagagaAATGTGGACTATCAGAACTAGTTAGTAAGCAAGATCAAGATGGTGATTTAGAAACAACTAGTTATTGTCAGCCCCTTTCTTCAGACTGCTATCAAAGTGAGACTGAAGACAGTGATGATGGTTGTAGCAAGACTAGAGAACCACAGTCAAGTTTGGACACAACAAACAACACTGAAATAAATAATCAGAGATCTCTTAAGAAGAAAACCATCAATTGCCCTGTCTGCGGTAAAGGGTTTTCTAGAAGACAACTTATGCGGAtacacatgaatgcacacacaggagagaaaccctttagttgctcagtctgtggtaaagtgtTTTCTCGAAAagatcatgtgcacacacatatgagaatacatacaggggaGAAACCTTTTAGATGCTCAGACTGTGGCAGAAGATTTTCTCGAACAAGTAATTTACGCACacatatgagaatac ATACAGGGAAGAAACCTTTTTGTTGCTCGGTCTGTGGGAAGAACTTTGCTTCAAGAGAAAATATGCTGAATcatatgagaatacatacaggagaaaaaCCTTTTAGTTGTTCAGTCTGTGGTAAAACTTTTGCTAGAAGACCAACTTTGAATGTACATATGAGAatgcatacaggagagaaacctttttGTTGCTTGGTCTGTGGGAAGAGCTTTAGTACAAGAGAATGTATGCAGAATCACATGAGCATACATACAGGAGAAAAACCTTTTAGTTGTTCAGTCTGTGGTAAAACTTTTGCTAGAAGACCAACTTTGAATGTACATATGAGAatgcatacaggagagaaacctttttGTTGCTTGGTCTGTGGGAAGAGCTTTAGTACAAGAGAACGTATGCAGAATCACATGAGCATACATACAGGAGAAAAACCTTTTTGTtgttcagtctgtggtaaagcgtTTGCTAGAAAAGTgtatatgaacacacacatgaAAATACATACAGAGAAGAAACCTTGA